A part of Aegilops tauschii subsp. strangulata cultivar AL8/78 chromosome 2, Aet v6.0, whole genome shotgun sequence genomic DNA contains:
- the LOC141040960 gene encoding uncharacterized protein: MQFSLSSKRTAKEAWDAIAAARIGSDRARKSTLQALRKEWESLGFKPGEDVDDFALCLNTLLQKLVKFGDATYTEERAVEKLFRCIPEKYKQMARSIESLLDLSTMTIEEAIGRLKVVDTDEPQPSSGPITTGGKLLLTREPWDASRGDRKKGGPSSTTGGRKRGKQRKTRRGPRGRAQGRAEGDARRGAKDGAAGKPKPTQDNSCHNCGRFGHWANECRQP; the protein is encoded by the coding sequence ATGCAGTTCTCGCTTTCCAGCAAGCGGACTGCCAAGGAAGCTTGGGACGCCATCGCCGCGGCACGCATCGGCAGCGACCGTGCTCGCAAGTCCACTCTGCAGGCACTTCGTAAGGAGTGGGAGAGCCTGGGTTTCAAGCCAGGTGAGGACGTTGATGACTTTGCTCTCTGTCTCAACACCCTGCTGCAGAAGTTGGTGAAGTTTGGTGATGCCACCTACACCGAGGAGAGAGCTGTCGAGAAGCTTTTTCGGTGCATCCCCGAGAAGTACAAGCAGATGGCTCGGTCGATCGAGTCTTTGCTGGACCTCTCCACGATGACAATCGAGGAGGCGATAGGTCGCCTCAAGGTCGTCGACACCGACGAGCCACAACCTTCCTCGGGGCCCATCACCACCGGCGGGAAGCTGCTCCTAACTCGGGAGCCGTGGGATGCCAGCCGTGGTGACAGGAAGAAGGGGGGGCCTTCTTCCACGACGGGCGGCCGCAAGCGTGGCAAGCAGCGTAAGACGCGAAGAGGCCCCCGGGGCAGGGCACAAGGACGTGCCGAAGGTGACGCCCGCAGAGGCGCCAAGGACGGCGCCGCTGGCAAGCCCAAGCCGACACAAGACAACAGTTGCCACAACTGTGGCCGGTTTGGCCATTGGGCCAATGAGTGTCGGCAACCATGA
- the LOC123497080 gene encoding retrovirus-related Pol polyprotein from transposon TNT 1-94: MGGSRRSPICGSLAVLRSLELGHIGKLDDRSTPGVFIGYAEGSKAYRILDPKTQRVRTARDVVFNKGRGWQWDKAVDDGSTLTYDDFIVEYAHFKEAGGASSSSSPGTSTPAPKTTSTPVPATPTAPQLATPHTPAPAVTTPGSSSSAPAHAEHNPMKFASPLTHDEERVDAYYGGEQLRYRTMDDLLGDQPVPGLMPRDVEAQLQLACEDGEPRSFAEAERDAAWRAAMQLEMDAVEQNRTWELADLPRGHHTITLNWVFKLKRDGAGAIIKHKARLVARGFLQQEGVDFDDAFAPVARMESVRLLLALAAQEGWRVHHMDVKSAFLNGDLKEEVYVHQPPGFAIPGQEGKVLRLRKALYGLRQAPRAWNAKLDSTLKKMGFEQSPHEAAVYRRGSGGNALLVGVYVDDLVITGTKDAEVAAFKEDMKATFQMSDLGLLSFYLGIEVHQDHSGIALRQSAYAKRIVELAGLTDCHPALTPMEERLKLSRDSTTEEVDATQYRRLVGSLRYLTHTRPDLAFSVGYVSRFMERPTSEHQQAVKRIVRYVAGTLDHGLHYPRCPGVAHFVGYSDHAGDIDTSKSTSGILFFLGKCLVSRQSVKQQVVALSSCEAEYIAASTACTQALWLAQLLGDLLVQDTRTVQLLVDSKSTLALAKNPVFHERSKHIRLRYHFIRSCVEEGSIEASYINTTDQLADLLTKPLGRVKFLELCSRIGMIQLSHKTTYKT, translated from the coding sequence ATGGGCGGAAGCCGGCGGTCTCCCATTTGCGGGTCTTTGGCTGTCTTGCGTTCgctagagctcggccacatcggCAAGCTCGACGACAGGAGCACTCCGGGAGTCTTCATCGGCTACGCGGAGGGCTCAAAGGCCTACCGCATCCTCGACCCAAAGACACAGCGTGTGCGCACGGCGCGAGACGTCGTGTTCAACAAAGGGCGAGGGTGGCAATGGgacaaggcggtggacgacggctcGACGCTGACGTATGACGACTTCATTGTTGAGTACGCCCACTTCAAGGAAGCCGGGGGAGCAAGCAGCTCCTCTTCGCCGGGCACGTCTACCCCGGCCCCCAAAACTACATCGACTCCGGTGCCTGCTACGCCGACGGCACCACAACTGGCGACGCCGCATACTCCAGCCCCGGCAGTCACCACTCCGGGTTCGTCTTCATCAGCACCAGCCCACGCAGAGCACAACCCGATGAAGTTCGCTTCCCCGCTCACTCACGACGAGGAGCGTGTCGACGCGTATTATGGAGGCGAACAGCTGCGGTATCGCACGATGGATGATCTACTCGGCGACCAGCCGGTGCCGGGACTGATGCCACGCGACGTGGAGGCGCAGCTACAACTCGCGTGTGAGGACGGCGAACCTCGGTCCTTTGCAGAGGCCGAGAGAGATGCGGCATGGCGCGCAGCGATGCAGTTGGAGATGGATGCGGTCGAGCAAAACCGCACCTGGGAGCTCGCTGACCTCCCTCGTGGTCACCACACAATCACCCTTAACTGGGTGTTCAAGCTGAAGAGGGATGGAGCCGGCGCCATCATCAAGCACAAGGCTCGCCTGGTGGCCCGAGGCTTCTTGCAGCAGGAAGGAGTCGACTTCGACGACGCCTTCGCTCCCGTGGCACGGATGGAGTCCGTGCGACTTCTCCTTGCGCTGGCTGCCCAGGAGGGCTGGCGTGTCCATCACATGGATGTCAAGTCGGCATTCCTCAACGGCGACTTGAAGGAGGAAGTCTACGTGCATCAGCCACCGGGATTTGCGATTCCCGGCCAGGAGGGCAAGGTACTCCGCCTGCGCAAGGCTCTCTATGGCCTACGGCAGGCACCTAGGGCATGGAACGCCAAGCTGGACTCCACGCTAAAGAAGATGGGCTTCGAGCAAAGCCCGCATGAGGCTGCCGTCTACCGACGGGGTAGTGGAGGAAATGCCCTGCTGGTGGGCGTCTATGTTGACGACTTGGTGATCACCGGCACCAAAGATGCAGAGGTGGCGGCGTTCAAGGAAGACATGAAGGCCACCTTCCAGATGAGTGATCTGGGGCTCCTCTCCTTCTATCTAGGGATTGAGGTGCACCAGGACCACTCCGGGATCGCGCTTCGACAGTCCGCCTACGCCAAGCGCATCGTTGAGCTAGCTGGGCTCACCGACTGCCACCCAGCTCTCACTCCGATGGAGGAGAGGCTAAAACTGAGCCGCGACAGCACGACGGAGGAAGTGGATGCTACGCAGTACCGACGCCTTGTGGGGAGCCTTCGCTACCTCACCCACACACGGCCGGACTTGGCATTCTCCGTCGGCTATGTCAGTCGGTTCATGGAGCGACCGACATCGGAACACCAGCAGGCAGTGAAGAGGATCGTCCGCTACGTAGCAGGGACCCTCGACCACGGCCTCCACTACCCTAGGTGTCCGGGGGTGGCACACTTCGTCGGGTACAGCGACCACGCCGGCGACATCGACACCAGCAAGAGCACGAGCGGGATCCTCTTCTTCCTCGGCAAGTGTCTCGTGAGCCGGCAATCAGTCAAGCAGCAGGTGGTGGCCCTGTCCAGCTGTGAGGCTGAGTACATAGCGGCCTCCACTGCCTGCACTCAGGCGCTCTGGCTCGCTCAACTGCTTGGTGATCTTCTCGTTCAAGACACCAGAACGGTGCAGCTCCTGGTGGACAGCAAGTCCACCCTGGCTCTGGCAAAGAACCCCGTGTTCCACGAACGGAGCAAGCACATCCGACTGAGGTATCACTTCATCCGCAGCTGTGTGGAAGAAGGGAGCATCGAGGCGAGCTACATCAACACCACGGACCAGCTCGCAGACCTGCTCACCAAGCCTCTTGGGAGGGTCAAGTTCCTTGAACTTTGCTCCAGGATTGGGATGATTCAACTCTCCCACAAGACGACGTACAAGACTTAG